The Myxocyprinus asiaticus isolate MX2 ecotype Aquarium Trade chromosome 46, UBuf_Myxa_2, whole genome shotgun sequence genome includes the window gtttagtttagtttaatgttaaCCCTTGGGTTAATCTgtatgggtcatatttcaccccaaaagaaaaaaaaaaaagaaaaaagaaattatattttgcttaaagacaaTTAAGTCTATTTTATTGATCATTTTAGGaccaagattttttgcattgtgacattttttttatgacaatgaAGCAAAaagttaatattaatatttacccTAGGCTCGTTTAAGCCAGATTTGAGTCAGATTTGTTCATGCGTGTTTGTTGCACATAGTCTATGAAGATTGGCTATTTGGAAATCAGTCCATTTCTGGTATTGCTTGAAGTGCTTTCCTGCAAAGAACAGTTATGCTTTTCAcgtaatacaaaaatatatgtacatttaaaatggttatttatattccACAGGACTTTCACTATTCTTCTTAATTCAATCTTGGAATATATATAAAAGGTTTTGTAGTAGCGTGGGTAATTGTACTGTGGGTTTGGCAGGCCTGGTTTGTTTCTAATGTTTATAGTTCAAGATGACTTGGCCCACTCATAGACTGAGAGCTGCAGTTTCTCCATCCTTCTACAACACCCACTGTCCAGCACTCCATATAAGGCCTGCTCAGCAGATGTGTACAAATGACAGATCCTTTACAACACTTTGTGAGGGATAGGCTATTACTTATTCCAAAGAACATATGAAAGTACATGCTAACATCACATGTGACTGTCAGAGCATTTGATCcattaatatgtacattatttaagaAGGACTACAGTGCATGTGAACTGATGATTTTCTGTTCCTTGTGTATTTGGATTACCAGTAAGTGTGGTTGTTTATATGGAAAGTGCACTTTTGTTGGCTATTCTGTGGATATTAGATTCTAACAACCAAAAATTGGAGAATGGGGAAAGTATTTTTTAACATTGAGGAAAATTACATGCATCGGCTTTAAGCTTCACAAGCCCATAGCTGTACAAACAACCTTGAGTTGAAAAGGAAATCAAACCTTTGATAAAAATCAGTTTGAAATCCAGCTGTCTGGCCAATTACACCACTCCTTACTTAATAACAGCCTTTCATCTGGAAAAATGATGAATTCTGATACTGTAAAGCTTTCTTTCtcactcactttttctttttgtctgcaTGTTAAACATTAAGTGAGGAGGATATATTTATCTTCTGCTGCACAGTGCCATATTTCAGTCTGGTCCTCTGAACTGTTTGGTGCATGCAGTATGTGCTGTAGTAACCAAGAGGGAATGTTTATTGAGATGGATGAGTCTCAAGACAGAAACCTCAAGGAATTTCTACCACATCCATGTCTTTGTAGTGaataaaacaaactttattgAAATCATATCTGGAAAAGATATATTCTCTATGAAAGTATTGATGAAAAGAATCTAAACTCCCTCAAATTCCTGTAGCCTGTCATGGTTTCCAGTTCAAAACAGCAACTGAGAAGACCCACATATTTATGTCAAAGTAAGCGATCATGGCATCACCCATAAATCCTTAGAGCTTGATTAATCATCTCACCAGATGTGTTAACATTTTACTAAACACATTTACTCATTCGATAGATTCAGCACATTTCCACTTCAGAATACTGGTATCATTATTATGTCCAGTTAAATCTTCAACTATCCAAATATTTTCCAAATATCAATTATATTGTCCAAGAAATGTCTTCTAATTAATTTGTTCAGAATGTGAATTGCAGCAACTCATTTTCCATTCATCTTGTTCCACAatgccacagtaaaaaaaaaaattcacaatacATGTAATCAGGATTATATAATCAAATTACAAAAGATAAGTgcatgtaattagattacattacttttttaaatacttGTAGTCAGTTTACAATTACTTTTGTATGATTACGTGATTACATATTTATCAGGCAATGACAAAATTTTTTCctatttctttcattaaaaaaaaaaaaaaatcagccatcTGATATACGTACGGTAAGTCACTGAGTGTTTCAGTGACAATTACACACACAGACCTGATTCAAACCACTAGCTAGGTGgctaattacactgaagatggagcgGTTTACTCCGCATTTGACCACCGTATTTACAAAAATCTTTTCACTTTTAAGAAGACACAAGGCAAAAACATTAttgtgcaatgtaaactctgccttccaaaacTTAATATCCTAtccacagtgctgggtagattacttctgaattgtaatcgggTACTGAtcacaaattacatgacaaaacttttaagtacattacttgggttacaaatatttctaaaaaaatattatttatgtgtaatacaattaaaatgtgaatctATATGTTCATATATACGTCTATTTGCgtgtctgtgacagctgaagtgtgCGCAACAAttaacaaggagaaaatagacattttgaatttgttgagtggaaaaacaaaacaaaaattgacaAGTGtattagaaagtaacttaaaagtaaagaaattagtaatgtgattactttttcaattaagtaatcagtaaagtattctGATTATAATGTTAGAGCAGTAGTTAGGAATTTGTAGTTGAttacttttttagtaatttacccaacactggtaccAGATTACAACTCTGgtgtaatctacccagcactgacaatagtacagtgtaaaaatgttttgtcaggtgaCCTAAAAATAGTGCTTCATGCGATTACATCCAAATTAAGTGGTTTTATTaaattcaaaaatattatttaatctgactaaatttgCCTGACCAATAACATGGGTTACACTAACAAGTAGTTAGATCAAGTAAAAATCAATCATTAAGGAATTTTTTAAAGGAGGTACAGAATTGATGAGTGCTGTTTATCTGGCCTGTTACTATGTATGTTTCTCTGCACTAAGTTAAGGAAACTCAACAGACTTTGGAGTGTTTTGACTGCTGTTTTTTTCCAAGGCTAAAATTCATCTGTAGTGCTTCAGTCTCTGTCAAGAGTGTAAgctttctctctccatctctgcaTTTTATCTTCGGCACTGGAGGTCTGAAAGCTATTGTATTCATTCAGCAACACGTCTCACAGAAGACGTATTCTTCCAAGAAAATCACAGATAATccatctgactgtctgtctggaTGACTTCTCCCCATTTGGAACTCCCAAAGAGAAACGGATTGTTTTGGATTTCCGCTGTTGTCCTGGAATGGAGAAACAGAATTGTGGTCCCTGTTATGGGTCTTTCTCTACCATCTACAACATCTGCAAATCATTGAGAAGGGAAGTGAAGAGGAGACAGGGAAAATAAAACCTATCCTCCATCAATTGGCCATTTGAAGTGCTCTCGTTGCCTTATAAACCCCAACATGCCATGGCAAACTAAAGCCAGGCCAGACTCACCCAACTGCAAGAAGAGAAAGCATTTCAGTCAAGTAGAGCGGTAAGGATGCGGGTCACGTCTGAGGCAGCTATGAGGAGAAAAATGTGGAGATGTTTTTGTATAATTTGGCATTGGCCTAAGTTTACAGTCTGGCTAATTTGCCATGACGCAAGGATGCTAACAAGGCTTTTTTCTTAGACTTGCTCTCCAAACCTCTCTCTGTACACTCCCATGTTTAAGAGATTTCATTACAGTTGAGGTTTTTGGGTCTTTAGCAAGCTGGTGaaccacacacaaataaatataagACACTGTTTGTATCTTAAGGTTTTCACATTTTACAGTTTACTCCCATAGTTTTGTGGAGTATCTTTATAAGAACATAAGATTTTTTGGAAATGCACtatattgtaataccatgttttctggacatgtatcatggtaataccttgagcctttgaagtaccatgtaaataccagaATATTTGAATATGATAATAATTTAGTACCAATGTCaaagtaacatggtattaccatctgacacatcactgtaccatggtccTGCTACAGTACTTTGCAAGGCTCTCCTGTGTACATTGCAAAAATATGAGTGGTCAATGTATATACTTTGGTAATAaagtaatgaataataataagaaatttAGTAATAAAGTGACAATTTCTCAGATGCTATGTGAATGCTATTCAAGCACATATGATGAATTTATGTTCTTTTAGTCTAAGAATTTGTTTGTTGTAGTAATTTACGCCATTTACATTCACTCTGTAATTTTCATTACATCGTATAATCATTACTGACTCCTCAGGGTGATGTAAAGTTTATTACCCATATGCGATTTCAGCATTCAGCCAAAAAGCATAtacagtttatacagtatatatctgtcAGTATTGTCTTTCTGCATTCATACTGAAGAATGAGGATGTGTGTCCCGCTACAGGATGAAATCTcaggatgatgaggaggaggcaGCTCGGGAGTGTCGTAGACGAGCCCGTCAGGAACGCCTGCGCAACATGGAGAATGAGGAGTTGAGTAGCACTACAACAGAAACTTATAGGTACaaaacaggcgacaaaaacaagacaggacacctgtgcgagagttcggccacacacacacctgacaccttAGACTGAAGTGACTGaatctcagcacaacatgaagacagcttgcgACCCGGGTGAGCAATGCAACGTGAAGCACACCCATGTTCGCtaagacagacaaactattgacgtgagtgcatgctgcctagatgacataagcgcgatgaacacacatcaataacagacagacatggagcacgagtgtccggatcccacagaccaaaaccaaaccagacaggaagtaaGGATCCAGACACTGTGCTgctgacatgaaacaagacagaccaaaaAGCatacggcagggaatacaaccgaaactgtgcgttcacacaaagacagacaatgaaacacaagacagacctgggacgataatgccacggtcctgtcagacaaaaacactacaactacgtaactcactgcttaaccaccatagtatgattcatcgttggagaaattaactagcaagTGATGGCTGGTTcctgaaaccgtagtaactatgtcgcataTCCATTGTtcaaaccacgttggttcaacaatatagagctggcGTTAATgatgcagggggtggagtaataactattgaggatatcaaattataatagcaCATTTACATGTACTTCAGAAAGCTGTTTAGTGCATGAATTCTGCTGAAGACATGAAAGCTGTGTGTACTATGTAATGCGACAGatgcattgtgctgcaatagtggggtttccctttacatcagactttggGATTCCCCCGACTCActtgagcacatatgcacatgagcactcttcaaaaacataagaACTTCTCTTATGtattaacatggacacataagccCTGTTCTCCAACAAATGCTGTGTGTGTTAAAGCGTTTTTTTGTTAACAGCCTTTAGTACCTTAAACGGGTGCATTCGCTTCTACATTACGTTTCAGatcgccactttctgcaaaaccccggaataagcagttttcttaagtgcatgtaaatgtggtcaaagtcctgatagaatgaaagatatatatggaataaaagatatagaagcctcatcAAAGTCAAATGATGTCATCACAGCAAACTAACagggaactatgcttctaaccacaggtggagatctgtagttccaaccacacaactttgcaatgctgtttgtgaatgttcgttggaactacggtttcgagAAACACCAAAtctttgaactatgttggtactgatggaacttgcgaccatagttggcaaACAGTGATTTTGGGAAATGAACCCCAGGTTGGGATACCCAAActgacagagcaatgttttgatagtgccacagtgtttatacttttaagGGAAAACAAGCTATGAATAACTTACTTATAATGATTCTGCACATTACTAGGCCTATAAGTTGAGattgaagtattttaaaataaaaatgtaaccacTTATAAACTTAACTAAAAACTGGTCTAACCTTCATGTAAACCAAAAACATTTCCTGAAGACAAATACTTTGTAATGATCTGATACTGAACACCCAATGGTGTTGTTTTCAGTTCTGAGACATCAACATTGATCACTGGTTCTGCACCGGCTGAGGATGATGACCAGGCTCTCCTGGATAGGATTGCTAAGAGAGAAGAGCGGAGACAGAAAAGAATGATGGAGGCTTTAGAGAGACAGAAGGAACTTGACCCAACCATCATGGATGGAAATGTCATGACCACTACAGAGCCAAGTCATAGAAACGGTGAGCAAGAGTCCCAAAAAGAGACAGAAACCAACCACTGGGAGGAAAGGGAAGAGAAAAAACAAGAGGAAAAGATAAAAGTAACCAAGACAGAGGTTGAGGAGACAATCACGGTAACTCCAGTCACAGCTGCTGAAGAACCCAAAGAAACTCCTGAGAAGATAGAAGACAAACAGGGGTCTTACCTCAAAAAACAGGTTATTTCTTCAAACATTAATTGTTTTGCTGTCATTCCATCTTATGATGAAAGTCCATTACTTTAGCTCTGTGCTTTGTGGTTTCTGCGATATTAGTTTAAGATCTGTTTTGATGCTTCATTTTTTACAGGAATCTACAGAGGAGAAACCCAAAGAACCAGCTGTGACAAATAAGGTATGAAAGTCTTAAGATTGGGTCTGGGTTTTTTAAAGTTGGATAAAATTTCTTTGAATTGATTTCATAACATTTGTTATATTTTGTAGGAAGAATCTGTCAGTGCAAATAGAGAGACTAAAGAAAAAACAGAAGCAGATTTAGCAAGTGCAGATTTAGAAAAGAAAGAGGTTGAAAGTCTTGTATCGAGTATGGTCTCGCAAGAGAAACCTGCAATAGAGGACAAAATAGTAGAAGTTGAAATCAAAGTGGAACCAGCTACATCACAGAATGAAGAAGAAAAGCCTGTGCAGAAAGAGGAACCTGAGAAGAAACCTGAAGAAAAGCCTGTGGAGAAAAAGGAACCTGAGAAGAAACCTGAAGAAAAACTTGTGGAGGTGAAGGTTAGAATACAAGATTCAGAACCTCCAGTGAAGGAGGCTGAGAAACCTACGAAAGAACAAGAAAAGCCTAATGTACCTGAAAAGACTGTTGAAGAAACACCTAAAAAGTCAACAAGGGAAGTTGAGGTTAAGGCCCAGATCACAAAGAAAGGAGAGGAGAACCCACAAATGAAGAGGCAGGTTGAAGAAAAACCATCAACACCAAAGAAAGTTGAGGAGAAACTTGTGACACCAAAGCAAGATATTGAGGAAAAGCCAAAATGGAAGAAAGTGAGAGAAGAAACTGAGCCCAAACCTGCAGAAAATGCTAAACTAAAGAAGAAAGAGGTATTCACCTCTTACCCTGGGTCATGCTCAGATATCACAAATGTATCCACAGTTCACGCTTTTAATGATTTTCAAACTGTTTGTGGTCAACCAGCATTGCTTGCCAATTTTACCCTGGATATGGACAGCTTTTCCACAAATTACTTTTCCACTTCTTAGCTTTATATGTGCAGTTCTGAAAATGCAGTGTTTTTGCAGTGTTTGTGTCAAGACTACCTGGTGTTGCGCCATTTTGAGTGGTTTTACACAGTGTGCAGTAGGCCTTTTCCATTACAGCCTTTTTCCATACACACAAAAGGCGGTCTGATTTGTGCCAGCCAGGGGCAATGCCAGACATCTCTAAATGAGTGGACCTTGGTGAAACAGGgtggacctctattctgtgcCTACTTTCATTGTGAATATAATGAAGCGCGCCCCTTTCCTCAGCCTTTATGAGTCAATATTCGCTCATTTAACAAATACTTAGAGTTGCAtaattatatgtttttatttttttttattttattacatttattattagaaatttacCTTAAGTCATATTGATGCAATTGTAATGGTGTTGTCTCTGTGTTGTGTTGAATAAAGCACTCGATTGACACCATCTCACACCAAAAAGCGGTGGTCAGTCCCAATAATCATGCTCATGCATGTtccaccacaaccactctctcggCTGGCGCAAATCTTAATCTTTATGTATGAACAGTATTGGACAGGTTTacaataattacaaatattatttaaaatataaagtctgtACCTGTTTAAACACATGGAAAAGCGGTGGTCAGTCCCAATAATCATGCTCATGCATGTtccaccacaaccactctctTGGCTGGCGCAAATCTTAATCTTTATGTATGAACAGTATTGGACAGGTTTACAATAATTacacatattatttaaaatataaagtctgtACCTGTTTAAACACATGGAAAAGCGGCGGTCAGTCCCAATAATCATGCTCATGCATGTTGTATAATGAGGatgaacattaaatcaaacatataaatacaataagttaaaataaaagatattgcaataaacattattattattagagacttttcagtcctcctgcttttcccaggtgttggctgggtttcccgaagcactaaaaAGAATAGTAGCACTTGAGTAGTACTTCATCTCTgtggtgcatttcccaaaagcatcgttatctaagtaaaaatgtttgtaaattaacgagagctttgaaccactcttaagtccattaagtgcaacttaataGCATCTTTCtcacatctttcacagtttatcagagacaaagggacatggaataaattgcattaatatattttgatcactagaaagccattgtacactgttttagaggataaaaaagtgtgaaaaaatcgCATTGAAATCAACTGCCAGTCTCCACAGTCTGTGCATGCAACGTGATCggtctaaattaggtctaaagataaatctaaatttacataacacataatacagtataacgtttTATTGGCCTTATTTGAAAATCATAACTATGAGAGCAATAGAAAGTttatcttattaaacagatttctttagacatatgtgagtaaagtgaccctgcagtttaaaacttaaacaaataggcgtaaataaataaaaatatgtttatcaaaggaggttagaatgagtgtgcaatgagagattcccttcaTTCTGTTTAGAAAGGTCTATGAGGAGTTCAGTATtgatgtctgtcattttaatcctgttttttgtgcatctgttcagtttccagccaaagaaacaacacaggctaCATGAGATCCCCTTattatgatgtgatgctcatCGGGTACATTCACGTTACACGCACTCCTTGCATCACTTTTATTAATCTCTATAAGCTGAGCAAACATCTGAAACCCTGTCCTACCAAAGccgtaattaattatttaattgaattctgtaatagttaatacatttcggtgcctcgacaaggttacaaacaacttccatatttgttaatatttccatattattttcattttgagaagacaaacacctggacatatttgccaaagtgatcagcatctttggaccggacagctcccgtaatgaagcgcttaagttcaactttataacgagcgatctacatgctggtttggtaaacaggcattactccatcgtaaaataatgaACTATGTCAATTAAGATGATCGTATAGGCTTAAGTTGCAACATTATCAGGAAACCCAGCGTTGGCTATTTCCCTAAAGATCGAATCTTTATAATCTGACAACTCTCCTTTGGTTTACATTCTGGGCTACGTGGAGCTGCTGCAATGTtgcaaaatatttcttttgattagTAGTCTATGTAAATTATAATTATGTATTATGACAtatatgacaattcacctgtcgtcccaatgtccttgcatcctgagatggtctgacaTCATATTCTGCGTTCTCATAGATGACACTGTTCCTGCAAATTGTTCCAGATT containing:
- the LOC127436021 gene encoding caldesmon-like isoform X2, producing MDEDFDIERRRELRRQKREEMQREAEKMKSQDDEEEAARECRRRARQERLRNMENEDSETSTLITGSAPAEDDDQALLDRIAKREERRQKRMMEALERQKELDPTIMDGNVMTTTEPSHRNGEQESQKETETNHWEEREEKKQEEKIKVTKTEVEETITVTPVTAAEEPKETPEKIEDKQGSYLKKQESTEEKPKEPAVTNKEESVSANRETKEKTEADLASADLEKKEVESLVSSMVSQEKPAIEDKIVEVEIKVEPATSQNEEEKPVQKEEPEKKPEEKPVEKKEPEKKPEEKLVEVKVRIQDSEPPVKEAEKPTKEQEKPNVPEKTVEETPKKSTREVEVKAQITKKGEENPQMKRQVEEKPSTPKKVEEKLVTPKQDIEEKPKWKKVREETEPKPAENAKLKKKEVMEEKPKPSFLRDKLKVTTKPHDTVDSTTKAKKPEKMLSPTGLRSPVTEKQDPIAKLEAERKLQELKRQRNETDSKVLEKMKQKQQTAQAELEELKKKREERKKILEEEEKQKKQQLAEKKAKEEEERKKMKEEIEHRRAEAAEKKKQKEESKEGSKPPFIAPKGASAKIGEKAEFLNKSALKSPVKMSHTPLVCKIGNRLEQYTTAVQTKEVAKSPKSLVDVPVAEGVRNIKSMWEKGNNVNPTSSPASPPAVTKETAGLNIGVAGRINSWKTKTPEQQKPIEPKPAPEPEKPAIKTDQKPADVTKTHSLWETKGSSPAKVLTARSKFVTNGTRK
- the LOC127436021 gene encoding caldesmon-like isoform X1, which codes for MDEDFDIERRRELRRQKREEMQREAEKMKSQDDEEEAARECRRRARQERLRNMENEELSSTTTETYSSETSTLITGSAPAEDDDQALLDRIAKREERRQKRMMEALERQKELDPTIMDGNVMTTTEPSHRNGEQESQKETETNHWEEREEKKQEEKIKVTKTEVEETITVTPVTAAEEPKETPEKIEDKQGSYLKKQESTEEKPKEPAVTNKEESVSANRETKEKTEADLASADLEKKEVESLVSSMVSQEKPAIEDKIVEVEIKVEPATSQNEEEKPVQKEEPEKKPEEKPVEKKEPEKKPEEKLVEVKVRIQDSEPPVKEAEKPTKEQEKPNVPEKTVEETPKKSTREVEVKAQITKKGEENPQMKRQVEEKPSTPKKVEEKLVTPKQDIEEKPKWKKVREETEPKPAENAKLKKKEVMEEKPKPSFLRDKLKVTTKPHDTVDSTTKAKKPEKMLSPTGLRSPVTEKQDPIAKLEAERKLQELKRQRNETDSKVLEKMKQKQQTAQAELEELKKKREERKKILEEEEKQKKQQLAEKKAKEEEERKKMKEEIEHRRAEAAEKKKQKEESKEGSKPPFIAPKGASAKIGEKAEFLNKSALKSPVKMSHTPLVCKIGNRLEQYTTAVQTKEVAKSPKSLVDVPVAEGVRNIKSMWEKGNNVNPTSSPASPPAVTKETAGLNIGVAGRINSWKTKTPEQQKPIEPKPAPEPEKPAIKTDQKPADVTKTHSLWETKGSSPAKVLTARSKFVTNGTRK